One Bombyx mori chromosome 28, ASM3026992v2 DNA segment encodes these proteins:
- the LOC101746879 gene encoding U6 snRNA-associated Sm-like protein LSm6 has product MSRKEALSSFIQQIHGRPVVVKLNSGVDYRGVLACLDGYMNIALEQTEEYVNGQLKNKYGDAFIRGNNVLYISTQKRRI; this is encoded by the exons atgaGTCGTAAGGAAGCTTTGTCCTCGTTTATACAGCAGATTCACGGTCGCCCAGTTGTCGTTAAATTAAACAGCGGCGTTGACTATAGAG GTGTTCTAGCGTGTTTAGATGGATACATGAATATAGCCTTGGAACAGACCGAGGAATATGTAAACGGACagctgaaaaataaatatggcgATGCATTCATACGTGGGAATAATGTTCTGTATATAAGTACACAGAAGCGAAGAATTTAG
- the LOC101747013 gene encoding uncharacterized protein LOC101747013: MEFVKYFFAMLILIVSLITVESTIPQPRAPNFQYFERPNYRYPYYDENGKGKLLYGYGGPELYQYKSYSPLEGIH; encoded by the exons ATGGAGTTTGTGAAATATTTCTTTGCAATG CTCATTTTGATCGTTTCTCTGATCACTGTAGAGTCTACGATACCGCAACCAAGGGCGCCGAATTTCCAATATTTTGAAAG gcctAACTACCGCTATCCTTATTACGACGAAAACGGCAAAGGAAAATTGCTGTACGGATATGGAGGACCAGAATTGTACCAATACAAATCCTATTCGCCCCTTGAAGGCATACATTAA